The following proteins come from a genomic window of Nitrospira sp.:
- a CDS encoding 2'-5' RNA ligase, whose product MIRAFLAVELSDDLRDRIRLVQEDLRQRLGRESSKDIRITWVQPSSIHLTMKFLGDTDEEQIEPLREAVQRAMTGQGVLHLPIERLGVFPRLQQPRVLWIGPSEQWEQGDDAKRLTERHRVVEDRCQAFGFAPEGRPLSPHLTLARVKEGERHVGQALAKSGVMDRPISLGMLVMEPIVLMKSELRPTGPVYTKLWEARGNDRN is encoded by the coding sequence ATGATTCGAGCGTTTCTTGCCGTCGAACTGAGCGATGATCTTCGCGATCGGATCAGACTGGTTCAAGAAGATTTGAGACAACGACTCGGCCGCGAATCCTCAAAAGATATTCGGATCACCTGGGTGCAGCCGTCATCCATTCACCTCACGATGAAGTTTCTCGGCGACACCGACGAGGAACAGATCGAGCCTCTGCGTGAGGCCGTCCAACGAGCGATGACCGGCCAGGGAGTTCTGCATCTGCCGATCGAGCGGCTCGGCGTATTCCCTCGCCTTCAACAGCCGCGTGTGCTCTGGATCGGTCCATCGGAGCAGTGGGAGCAGGGTGATGATGCGAAACGACTGACGGAACGACATCGGGTGGTGGAAGACCGTTGCCAAGCCTTCGGCTTTGCGCCGGAAGGCAGACCGTTGAGTCCGCATCTGACACTGGCACGGGTCAAGGAAGGGGAGCGCCACGTCGGCCAGGCCCTGGCCAAGAGCGGTGTCATGGACCGTCCCATTTCATTGGGCATGCTGGTGATGGAGCCGATCGTCCTGATGAAGAGTGAACTACGGCCGACCGGCCCCGTGTATACGAAGTTATGGGAAGCAAGAGGAAATGACCGTAATTAG